The genomic region TCTTCCAGCACCTAGACTTCAATGCGGCAGAAGCATTCGCCAGGATATCTCCCACTTGCGACCTTCCGAGTACCTCCATCGAGCCAATACCCATTTGCTCCAGCCGTGCGATCACGGTAGGGCCAACGCCTTTGAGCGCAAGTAGCGCGGTTCTTTCTTCCAATGAAAATGGCACTTGGGAATTCCTTTCTCCACGCGGGAAAATCTGAGCGGGATACCGTCAAGCAACCGGCGGCACCATTGCGGCATTTTCGACGAGTGACATGTCTAGATCAAGGGTCCCAGCCCGGTTGGGGTTGTCACACGGGCATTTGCCATTACCCTGAAAATGTTTGAATTATTACAAACAATTTCGGTTTGGCTATTTTTCAGTCAAGCGACTTCAGGATGAGGAACGAAAAATGTTTTCACATGAAGGTACCGCATTAGAGCTATTGATCCTGGTTTTTGGCGTGACGGGCGTGCTTTTGATTGCCTGGTTTTTTCACCATCAATATGAGCTCAGGGCTCGCAAGCGTGTAAAAAAACAACATAGCCCTGATAAGCAACCCTCGCCTCAAAATCACTGATTGCCGGTAAACCTGCGCCAGTCATTGTGCCGGCCCTCCGCCCTATGATCCGAGGCTCGGCGTCAGCCAATCGCTTCGGATCTGTTGATTCTCTGTGCTTTGACTTCATTGGCATAGGCTTCAAGCTTTTGCTGCTGTGCAGTGAGTAATGCGCAGACCTTCGTTAAAGCAGCCGCATCACTTGAATGCCCGCCAGCGGCCAATGCCGTCAGCTCAACCACCGACCATCCGATAACTGCGCTGGCGTCTTCAAGGTCGTAGAACAATTCCTGTTGCGCAGTCCTGGGGCCGTCGAGGTCTTCTATCAAAGCGTTCACTCTGGTCTGTTTGGGTTAAAACGAATAGATGCGTAGGGCATGATATTCATCCAGGTGGTCAATGTTTTTAGCCTGGCGCGAATAACAGGCAAAGAAAAGCCCGCGATGGGGCGCGGGCTAAAAGGAGTTCATTAAGGAGCTGAGACCACCATAAATGCTGGTCTGTGAAAGGTTTGTGAAACGCGTTGGTGACCTGCGTCGGCATGAGTGATGTAGACCGCCAAAGTGTACGCCTCGATCCGTCTGCAGCTGTATGGGGCGATGGATGCCACAACCCACTAGTGTCGCGGCATATGACTGTCGTTTGGATACCGCGCCCCATGTTGATGTCTACCAGCTTGTTGTCAGCCTTTGTGCTTTTTGCCTTTGTGTCTTCCATCACCCCTGGCCCCAATAACACCATGTTGCTGGCGTCTGGGGTGAACTTTGGATTTCGTCGTTCAATCCCTCACGCCCTGGGCATCAGCATAGGGTTCATGCTGCTGGTCATTTGCGCGGGGTTGGGCCTGGGGGAAGTGTTCAAGCTGTTCCCGTGGGCGTACACGCTGCTGCGCTATGTTGGCGCCACCTACCTGCTGTACCTGGCGTGGAAGATCGCTACCGCGGGCGGGATGTCGGAGAGTGATAACGAACAGGGCAAACCGATGACCTTCCTGGGGGCGGCGGCTTTCCAGTGGGTTAACCCCAAGGCCTGGATCATGGCGCTGGGTGCAATCACCACCTATACGCCGGCTGAGGGTTACGCCGCTAATGTGCTGGTGATTGCGGTGGTGTTCGCCGTGGTCAACCTGCCAAGCGTGTGTGTGTGGCTCGGTTGCGGTAGCGGCCTGCGCAATGTATTGCGCGAGCCGCGCTGGCTGCGGATATTCAATTGGTCCATGGCTGGGTTGCTGGTGTTGTCGTTGTATCCGATGCTTTTTGTGAGCTGATTCAGGTTCAGACCGGCGAAATAGTTGCCAGCAAGCCAATGCCGATGGTCAATACCAAAAAGCCGAACAGGAAAATTGCCATTTTGGTCATAAGGCCTCCGAGGGGCGGGGAACGACAGGGATGTCGGGATGGCGCCTATTGTCCGCCTGGGACGGCGTTCAATACAGGTGCAGATGACAGAGAAAAAACCGTATCAGATGGTGCCGCACTAGCTGGGCTGCGGCTTTTGAAGCCTCTTGGATTTATCAATATCAGATACGCCGATTGAGACAGTGACAGCGTTTGCCCCTAAGATAGCGCCCATTGCATCAACAATAAGAGTGGGCCAACCCTCGATGGAAAGACGCCAGTTCAGCGGTGGCATGCAAGGCAAGAACCTGCGCTACCTCAATGACAAAACCCAGCAGGCAACCTCGGTCACCCAAGTCGGTTTCCTGCTGCTCGAACACTTCTCCCTGCCGGCTTTCACCCAAACCCTAGACACCCTAGTGACCGCCAACCTGCTGCGCCCCGAGCTGTTTGCCTCGCGCACCTTCGGCTGGGGCGAGGGCGAAGTGATCAGCGACCTCGGGCTGGTGATCCGACCCGATGCAAGCCTGGAGTTGTCGGCACTTCAGGATCTAGACCTGCTGGTCATCTGCGGTGGTTTCCGCACCGAGCTCAAGGCCAGCGACCCGTTCATTCAACTGTTGCGCGGCGCTGCGGAGGCGGGCGTCCGCCTTGCCGGTTTGTGGAACGGCTCCTGGTTCCTTGGTCGCGCCGGCCTGTTGCAGGGCTACCGCTGCGCTATCCACCCCGAACACCGCCCGGCGCTGGCGGAAGTGTCCAAGGGCGCCCAGGTCACCAGCGAGCCCTATGTGATCGACCGCGACCGCCTCACCGCGTCGAGCCCCTCCGGCGCCTTCCATATGGCCCTGGACTGGATCAAGAGCCTGCACGGCAAGGCGCTGGTCGAAGGCATCGAGGACATCCTGGCGTTCGAGGAATCACGCTATCGCCGCATCAAGCCAACGGAGAACGTCTGCGTCAGCGCACCTCTGCGCGAAGTGCTGAAGCTGATGGACGCCAACCTCGAAGAACCGCTTGAACTCGATCAGCTCGCCGTCTACGCCGGCCGCTCTCGCCGCCAGTTGGAGCGCCTGTTCAAGGAGCAACTGGGCACCACGCCGCAGCGCTACTACATGGAACTGCGCGTCACCGAAGCGCGCCGCCTGTTGCAGCACACCGAGTTATCACAGGTGGACGTGCTGGTGGCGTGTGGGTTTGTCTCGCCTAGTCATTTCAGCAAGTGCTACAGCGCGTACTTCGGCTATCGCCCCTCCAAGGAGAAGCGATTGGTCAAGTAGCAGGACGGCTGCCACCCTGGTGTTTCGGGATCAGTTGTCTCAGAAGCGGTCCAGTCGATAGGGCTGTAATTCAGGCATTGACTCTCCTGCCGCCAGTTGCCCGACCCTTTCAGCCGTCACCGCCGCCTGAGTCAGCCCCAGATGCTGATGACCAAACGCAAGCAGCACCTTGCCCTCGCACACCCGGTCAATGATCGGCAGCGAGTCGGGCAGGGACGGCCGAAAGCCCATCCACGGTGTGGCATCTCTGTCGTTCAGGTCGTGGCGAAACAGCCCCTGGCTCAAGCGGTGCAGCTGCCAGGCCCGTTGCATATTCGCCGGGCGTTCGAGGCCGGCGAATTCGACCGTTCCGGCCAGGCGCAGGCCGCCGACCATGGGCGTCATGATGAACTTGCGTTCCAGCGAGGTGACGGCGAAGGGCAGGCGCTGGTGTTCGTGGGGCAGCATCAGGTGATAGCCGCGCTCGGTGTCCAGCGGTACCTGTTTGCCTGTCAGGGCCGCAGTGAGTTTGGCCGAGTGGGCGCCGCAGGCGATCAGCACTTGGCGCGCCGTCACTACGCCTTGATCGGTCATCAGCGAAACACCGCTGTCATCCAGGCGCCCATCCAGAACACGTTGCTGGAGAAATTGCACACCCTCGGCCTTGGCCGCATTCACCAGCTCGCCGACCACGGTATAAGGGTCGAGAAAATGCCCGGTACCGGGGAAAAACAAACCACCTTGTATGGCGTCGCTCAATTGCGGCGCGACCGTGCGCACCGCCTCGCCGCTCCAGAACTCCACGGCTACGCCTTGCTGCTGCATGCGTTGCTGCAACGCATCCAGGGCGACGCGGGATTCGGCGCGCTCAAACACCAGCAGCGAGCCGTCTTCGCGCAGCAGTTGCGCCTGCCCAATCGACCGCAGCAAACGCTGCCACGCACCCAGGCTGCCTTCGTTCAAGGTACGCAGGCCGGCCACGGTGCGCTGGTAGCTTGCCGGTCGCAGATTCAACAATAGGCGAATAAACCAGGGCAGGGCGCGGGGCAGGTAGGCCCAGTCCAGCCGCAGCGGGCCCATGGGGTCCAGGAGCATGGCCGGCAAGCGCTTGAGGATCGACAGGTCGGCGATGGGGAATACCTGCTCCGTCGCCAGGTGACCGGCGTTGCCGTAGGAGGCGCCCATGCCCGGCGCCTGCGCGTCAACCACCAGCACTTGCCGACCCTGACGCGCCAGTTGCAAGGCACAGGCGACGCCGATGATGCCGGCGCCGACCACCACAATGTCTGCTTGATTGGGCTTGGCCATGGCTACGCCTCTCTCTGGCCGTCAAGCAGGCGCCGCAGCCCCAGCGGGTTGTTCTGTTGGAGGGCATTGGGCAGCAGGCTATCGGGGAAGTCCTGATAGCACACTGGGCGCAGGAACCTGTGGATCGCCGCCATGCCCACCGAGGTGCTGCGCGCATCCGAGGTCGCCGGGAACGGCCCGCCATGCACCATCGCATCGCAGACTTCCACGCCAGTCGGCCAACCGTTGACCAACAGGCGTCCGGCCTTGCGTTCCAGTACCGGCAGCAGTGCGCGCGCCTGCAGCAGATCCTGGTCATCCATATGCAAGGTCGCGGTGAGTTGACCTTCCAGGTGTTCGGATACCTGGCGCACTTGCTCGACATCGCGGCATTCCACCACCAGCGAGGCGGCGCCGAAGACCTCGGCTTGCAGGTGTTCGTTGTTCAGGAATGCCTGGGCCTGGGCCACGAACAGATAGGCCTGGCCTTGGTTCGGCCCGGCGGCCGCCACGCCCTTGGCGGCAACCTGGGCGTGCTGGGCTAATGCACTCACGCCGGTTTCGTAGGCGCTGAAAATGCCCGGTGTGAGCATGGTCTGGGCCGGGCAATGTGCAAGCAGATCACTGGCGACCTTGATAAAGCGGTCCAGGGCGCTACCTTTCACGGCGATTACCAAGCCAGGGTTGGTGCAGAACTGGCCGGCACCTTGGGTCAGTGACGCGACAAAGCCTTCGGCCATTGCTTCAGCCCGTGCTTCAAGCGCGGCAGGAAACAGGTAGACCGGATTGATCGAACTCATTTCCGCATACACCGGGATCGGTTCCGGGCGTGCCTGGGCGGCCTGGCACAGCGCGATACCGCCACTGCGCGAACCGGTAAAGCCTACGGCCTTGATACGTGGGTCGGTTACCAGGGCGATACCCACCTCGTTACCCGAGCCATAAAGCAGTGAAAACACACCTTCGGGCAAACCACACTGTTTGACCGCCTGCGCAACGGCGCGACTCACCAGCTCGCTGGTGCCGGGGTGGGCGCTGTGGGCCTTGACCACCACCGGGCAACCGGCAGCGAGTGCCGATGCGGTATCGCCGCCCGCCACGGAGAAGGCCAGGGGAAAGTTGCTGGCGCCAAACACTGCGACCGGGCCCAGGGCAATATGGCGCTGGCGCAAGTCGGCGCGGGGCAGCGGCTGGCGCTGGGGTTGCGCGGTATCGATCCGCACGTCGAGCCATTCACCCAGCCGCACGGTGCGGGCAAAGGCGCGCAACTGCCCGCAGGTACGACCGCGTTCGCCTTGAATGCGCGCGCGGGGCAGGCCGGTTTCGGCGCTGGCGCGTTCGATCAATTCATCGCCCAGGGCTTCGAGGTTGTCGGCGATGGTTTCAAGAAACCTGGCGCGATCTGCCAAGGCGGTTTCGCGGTAAGTGTCGAACGCGGCCAACGCCAGTGTGCAGGCCTGCTTGACCTGCTCGCCGTCGCCGCCCGCGTAGGCGGGCTCCAGTGGCGTGTCGGTGGCGGGGTTGATGGCCCGGATCGCGTCGCGATGGCCGGAGAGGGATTGCTGACCGATCAGCATTTTGCCCGTCAGAGTCATGGGGTCATCCTGGAAAAAATAGAGGAGGTAGGCGCGATCAAGCCCGCGCCTACCACAAATCAGGCGACGTTCTGTTCAGCCGACCAGTTGGCATACCACTGGCGGAACAGCGCGTACTGTTGCTCGGCATACCGACGCTGGGCCTGGCTGAGTACATCGGTTTCGTTGAAGTGCATGGCGTACCCCTGGTCACCGTTGAGCACCATCAGGTGCTTGTAATACAGCACCAGGTCGCAGCCTTCGTCGAACGACGACAGCACCGCCAGCGCGGCTTCCAGCTCGCGCGCCTGGCGACGGGCCTTGGCATCGCCCTTGGCGGCTTTTTTGCTCAGGGCCACCAGCTGCAGGACTTCCCGTGGCAGCGCGTTGCCGATGCCGGTGATCGCGCCGGTGGCGTTGCAGTTGACGAAACCGTGCACCACCTGGGTGTCGACACCGACCATCAGGGTCACGTCATCGTCCTGGGAGGTGATGTTTTCTGCGGCGTAGCGCAGGTCGGCAGCGCCGCCGAACTCCTTGAAACCGATCAGGTTCGGGTGCTCACGGCGCAGTTCGAAAAACAGGTCGGCACGGGTGGCGAAGCCGTAGTAGGGGCTGTTGTAGATCACGGCCGGCAGGTTGGGCGCAGCGTTGAGGATCGCCGCAAAGTGGGCCTTTTGCGCGGTGATCGAAGCCCCACGGGACAGCACGCGGGGAATCACCATCAAGCCATGGGCGCCGACCTTGGCGGCATGGGCCGCGTGGGCTACCGCCTCGCGGCTGTTCACCGCGCCGGTACCGACGATGGTCGGCACGCCGGCCGCGACCAGGCGCGCCACGCCTTCCTGGCGCTGTGCCTCGGTGAGCAGCGGCCAGTCGCCCATGGAACCGCAATACACCACTGCGCTCATGCCGATATCGATCAGCTCGCGCCCTTTGGCGACCAGCGCGTCGAAGTCCGGCTGGCGCTCGGCGGTGCAGGGGGTCATCAGGGCGGGCATGCAGCCGGTGAAGATGTTCTCGCTCATGGTGCTAACTCCATTCAGGTCAATAAATAAAAGGCTCAGATACCCCAGGCAAACGGGTCCTGCTCGTCGATCAGCAAGGTGCTGTCGGCAGTCATGTACGCACGGCCGGTGATGAAGGGACGCACGCGTTCGCCGTCCCATTCATAGTGGCCCTGGAACTGGCTGCCTGTGATGCTGGCTTGTACCCAGGTGTCTCCTGCGGCAAGTTTGCCGTCGGCGGCCAGGCAGGCGAGCTTGGCGCTGGTGCCGGTACCGCAGGGGGAACGGTCGTAGGCTTTGCCGGGGCACATGACGAAGTTGCGGCTGTCGGCGTGGTCGTCGTCGGCAAACAGTTCGATATGGTCGATCAGCGCGCCATCGGCGCCCTGAATGCCCTGGGCTTCGAGGGCCTTGAGCATCGCCCAGGTGTAGTCGGTCAAGGCCTCCACGTTGTCCATCTGCAACGCCTGGCCGTGGTCCGAGACCAGGAAGAACCAGTTGCCGCCCCAGGCAATGTCGCCCAGCACCGTGCCATGTCCAGGCACCTGCACCGCTACCTGCTGGCGGTAGCGGTAAGCCGGCACGTTGCGCAGGGTCACGTTGCCGTCCTCGTGCAGGGTGGCGGCCACCGGGCCCACCGGCGTGTCGATGGTGTGCACACCCGGGGCGATCAGCCCGAGGTAATGCAGTGAGGCCACCAGGCCGAGTGTGCCGTGGCCGCACATGCCGAGGTAGCCGGCGTTGTTGAAGAAAATCACCCCGCAGGTCGCGCCCGGCGTAACGGGCGCGCAGTAGAGCGCGCCGACCAGTACGTCATTGCCCCGTGGCTCCAGCAGGCAGGCGCGGCGCCACTGGTCGTGGTGGGTGCGCAGGTGTTCCAGTTGCTCGGCGATGGAGGCGCCGAGCAACTCAGGGAACCCGCTCATTACCAGGCGCGTAGGTTCGCCGCCGGTGTGCGAGTCGATCACGTGCAGCCGTTTCATAGAACGCTCCATCAGTGGGTAGTCGGGGACAGTGGGGCGCGGTAAGGCGCGTCGTTGACGGCTTCGCTTTCATCGTCTTCGTGTTCCAGGCGCACCAGGTGGGCCGGCACGCCGGTGGCGGCGCCCCAGTAGTAGATGCCCAGGGCGCAGGCCGCCACGACCAGAGTGTCAAACGGGTGGCTGATCACACCGATGCCGCCAAAACTGCCGAGCTTGGAGAGCAGGATAGTCACGGCGTAGAAGCCGATCAGCCAGGCCGACGAGCGCACTTGTTGCTTGAGATTCAGGTGCGCGGTCGGCACCCAGCGTGCGCACAGCAGGTACACCACAAACATCAGGATTTGCAGGCCCAGCAGCCAGGACACCGTGCTCCAGCCCGACCAGTACACGATCAGCGCGGCGATGATGAATGACAGCGGGCCCAGCACCGCCATGCCCTTGACCCGGAACGGGCGCGTCATGTCCGGCGCATTGCGGCGCAGGGCGGCGACGGTCACCGGGGCCACCGCGTAACTGAGGATCAGCGCCGCGGACACTACGTTGATCAGTGCTTCCCAAGACGGGAACGGCAGGGTCCAGAACACCGACAGGCCAAAGGTCAGCCACAGCGCCGGGCGCGGGATGCCGGACTTTTCATCGATGCGCGTGAAGATCTTGAAGAAGGTCCCGGTCTGCGCCCAGCCATACACCACGCGCGGGGTGGCGTTCATGTAGATATTGCCGCAGCCGCTGGGGGAGATCACTGCATCGGCCACCACCAGGTAGGCCAGCCAGCCCACGCCCAGGGCCAGGGCGATATCGCGATAGGGCAGGGCCAGTTCCTTGCTGATCCCGGCCCAGCCATTGGCGAGCATCTCCGTGGGTACGCCGCCAAGGAATGCGGTTTGCAGCAGCACATAGATGGCGGTCGACAGCAGCACCGAGAGAATCAATGCGATGGGAATGGTGCGCTGCGGGTTCTTGACTTCGCTGGCTACCGAAATGATCGGCGTCAGCCCCAGGTAGGCAAAGATCACCCCGCCTGCCGACACCGCCATCTCGATGCCTGAGAGGCCGAATGGGGCAAAGCCGTGCATCTGGAAATTCGCCGGCTTGAAGAAAGTGAACAGCACACCGATCACCAGCAACGGCACGATGAACTTGAACACGCTCACCAGGTTATTGGCGATGGCGAACGTCTTGACGCTGCGGTAGTTGAGGACAAAGAACAGGCACAGCAGCGCGAACTGCACCAGCCAGCCAAGGGTGGTCGGGTCACTGGAACCGGACTTGGTCAGCTCGGGAAACCACGCCGCGGCATATTGGCGCGAAGCAACCACTTCAATCGCCACCAGGCTGGAAAACGCGATCAGCGTGATAAAGCCCATCAGGTAGCCCAGCAGCGGGCCATGGGAGTACACCGGGTAACGCACCACGCCACCGGCGCGGGGCAGGGCGGCGCCGAGTTCGCAGTAGACGATGCCCAACAGCAGTACGGCGAAACCACCCAGCAACCAGGAAAAAATCCCTGCCGGACCGGCGATGGCCGACACATGGCTGGCGGCGAACAGCCAACCCGAACCGAAGATGGCACCCAACCCGATAAAGGTGAGGTCCATCAGTGACAGCTGTTTCTTGAACTTGCCTTGGCCTGACATAGCGGCGCCTTCTTGTGAGTTATTGGATAGGCATGCAGTGGCGTTATCGTGAACCCATCGACATGGCGGCGATTGATGTTTTGCGTGGGGATGGATGACGAATTCAGCACAGTTTGTCGCGCTCGACAGCGCCTGGCGCATGGCGCAATCTGCGCGTTGTAAAAGTATGAAAAGGGCAGTGATAGTCATGTTGCACAGCGCGTTTGCGAGGCTTTTCCAAGGCAGTCGACCCCACAGCATCGAACAGCTATTGAGCGGTGTAGAGCAGTTGCTGCCGATGCTCGACGTATTGCCCAACGCCGCGATTTTTATCAAGGACATCGACGCCCGCTACGTGCTCGCCAACCGCACTCTGGTGCAGCGCTGCGGCCTGCGGCAGTTGCAACCGCTGCTGGGCAAGACCAGCGCCGAGGTATTTCCTGCCCAACTGGGGCCGGGTTATACCGAACAAGACCGGCGTGTACTCGAGCAAGGGCTGGTGCTTGAAGACCAGCTTGAACTGCACCTCTACGGGACCCGCGAGCCCGGCTGGTGCCTCACGCATAAATGGCCGCTATACAACCATCTCGGCGCGATCATCGGCCTGGCCGGGATCTCGGTCGACCTGCAATCGGCCAGCGAAACCCACCCGGCCTATCAACGCCTGGCGGCAGTGGACGAACACATCCGCAACCACTTCAACCGCCGTGTGACCCTTGGTGAGTTGACCCGTATCGCCGGCATATCCGTGGCGCAGTTGGAACGCTACTGCAAGCGCGTCTTCCACCTCACGCCGCGGCAAATGATCCAGAAAGTGCGCCTGGAACATGCCCGGCGGCTGTTGCATACCGACCTGCCGATTACCGAGGTGGCGCTGCAATGCGGTTACACCGACCACAGCGCGTTTACCCGGCAGTTCAAGGCATTGACCGGGTTCACCCCCAGGCAGTATCGACAAGCAACACCAGGAGGGCGGACACACGAAAGTCCAATGTGGGAGGGGGCTTGCTCCCGATAGCGGTGTGTCAGTCACACAAGAATCGACTGAAGCACCGCTATCGGGAGCAAGCCCCCTCCCACATTTTTGGATGGCTGCCTGCCTTGGCTCCATTTCAATGCAACGAATGGCGCGCCCGCCCCTCCTATGCTTACGAGTAACCTTTTGACCACCACAGGTATCGAGCTTATGACTGCGGCGAACAACGACCATGTGAACTGGCTGGTGCAGCAATCCATGCTGCATTCGGCGCGACAGCGGGCCAAACTGTATTCCGGACAGGGTCGTTTGTGGCAGCAGCCGTACGCACATACACGTCCGCGTGACGCTTCAGCCTTGTCATCGGTGTGGTTCACCGCGTACCCGGTGTCGATCGTCACCCGCGAAGACGGCACGGTGCTTGAGGCGTTGGGGGATGAAAGCCTGTGGCATGCGCTGTCAAAAATTGGTATCCAGGGCATTCATAACGGCCCGCTGAAGAAGTCCGGTGGCCTGTCTGGCACCGAGCACACGCCGACCATCGACGGAAATTTCGACCGTATCAGCTTCGATATCGACCCACAGCTGGGCACCGAGGCGCAGTTGCAGGCATTGACGCGCATGGCCGCCGCGCACAATGCGGTGATTATCGACGACGTGATCCCATCCCACACCGGCAAGGGAGCCGATTTTCGCCTGGCGGAGATGGCCTACGAGGACTACCCCGGGCTTTACCACATGGTGGAAATCCGCGAGGAAGACTGGCCGTTGCTGCCTGACGTGGCCGAGGGCCGTGATGCGCAGAACCTCAGCCCGGCGCAGGTGGACGCGCTGCGTGACAAACACTACATCGTCGGCCAGTTGCAACGGGTGATTTTCTTCGAACCCGGGGTGAAGGAAACCGACTGGAGTGCCACACCTGTGGTGCTCGGCGTGGATGGCAAGCCGAGGCGCTGGGTGTACCTGCATTACTTCAAGGAAGGCCAACCGTCGCTGAACTGGCTGGACCCGTCGTTCGCCGCGCAGCAGATGATCATCGGCGATGCGTTGCACGCCATCGATGTGATGGGCGCCAAGATCTTGCGCCTGGACGCCAACGGTTTTCTCGGGGTGGAGCGCAAGC from Pseudomonas synxantha harbors:
- a CDS encoding LysE family translocator, encoding MLMSTSLLSAFVLFAFVSSITPGPNNTMLLASGVNFGFRRSIPHALGISIGFMLLVICAGLGLGEVFKLFPWAYTLLRYVGATYLLYLAWKIATAGGMSESDNEQGKPMTFLGAAAFQWVNPKAWIMALGAITTYTPAEGYAANVLVIAVVFAVVNLPSVCVWLGCGSGLRNVLREPRWLRIFNWSMAGLLVLSLYPMLFVS
- a CDS encoding NAD(P)/FAD-dependent oxidoreductase, whose protein sequence is MAKPNQADIVVVGAGIIGVACALQLARQGRQVLVVDAQAPGMGASYGNAGHLATEQVFPIADLSILKRLPAMLLDPMGPLRLDWAYLPRALPWFIRLLLNLRPASYQRTVAGLRTLNEGSLGAWQRLLRSIGQAQLLREDGSLLVFERAESRVALDALQQRMQQQGVAVEFWSGEAVRTVAPQLSDAIQGGLFFPGTGHFLDPYTVVGELVNAAKAEGVQFLQQRVLDGRLDDSGVSLMTDQGVVTARQVLIACGAHSAKLTAALTGKQVPLDTERGYHLMLPHEHQRLPFAVTSLERKFIMTPMVGGLRLAGTVEFAGLERPANMQRAWQLHRLSQGLFRHDLNDRDATPWMGFRPSLPDSLPIIDRVCEGKVLLAFGHQHLGLTQAAVTAERVGQLAAGESMPELQPYRLDRF
- a CDS encoding 4-hydroxyproline epimerase, which translates into the protein MKRLHVIDSHTGGEPTRLVMSGFPELLGASIAEQLEHLRTHHDQWRRACLLEPRGNDVLVGALYCAPVTPGATCGVIFFNNAGYLGMCGHGTLGLVASLHYLGLIAPGVHTIDTPVGPVAATLHEDGNVTLRNVPAYRYRQQVAVQVPGHGTVLGDIAWGGNWFFLVSDHGQALQMDNVEALTDYTWAMLKALEAQGIQGADGALIDHIELFADDDHADSRNFVMCPGKAYDRSPCGTGTSAKLACLAADGKLAAGDTWVQASITGSQFQGHYEWDGERVRPFITGRAYMTADSTLLIDEQDPFAWGI
- a CDS encoding aldehyde dehydrogenase (NADP(+)), which codes for MTLTGKMLIGQQSLSGHRDAIRAINPATDTPLEPAYAGGDGEQVKQACTLALAAFDTYRETALADRARFLETIADNLEALGDELIERASAETGLPRARIQGERGRTCGQLRAFARTVRLGEWLDVRIDTAQPQRQPLPRADLRQRHIALGPVAVFGASNFPLAFSVAGGDTASALAAGCPVVVKAHSAHPGTSELVSRAVAQAVKQCGLPEGVFSLLYGSGNEVGIALVTDPRIKAVGFTGSRSGGIALCQAAQARPEPIPVYAEMSSINPVYLFPAALEARAEAMAEGFVASLTQGAGQFCTNPGLVIAVKGSALDRFIKVASDLLAHCPAQTMLTPGIFSAYETGVSALAQHAQVAAKGVAAAGPNQGQAYLFVAQAQAFLNNEHLQAEVFGAASLVVECRDVEQVRQVSEHLEGQLTATLHMDDQDLLQARALLPVLERKAGRLLVNGWPTGVEVCDAMVHGGPFPATSDARSTSVGMAAIHRFLRPVCYQDFPDSLLPNALQQNNPLGLRRLLDGQREA
- a CDS encoding GlxA family transcriptional regulator translates to MQGKNLRYLNDKTQQATSVTQVGFLLLEHFSLPAFTQTLDTLVTANLLRPELFASRTFGWGEGEVISDLGLVIRPDASLELSALQDLDLLVICGGFRTELKASDPFIQLLRGAAEAGVRLAGLWNGSWFLGRAGLLQGYRCAIHPEHRPALAEVSKGAQVTSEPYVIDRDRLTASSPSGAFHMALDWIKSLHGKALVEGIEDILAFEESRYRRIKPTENVCVSAPLREVLKLMDANLEEPLELDQLAVYAGRSRRQLERLFKEQLGTTPQRYYMELRVTEARRLLQHTELSQVDVLVACGFVSPSHFSKCYSAYFGYRPSKEKRLVK
- a CDS encoding APC family permease yields the protein MSGQGKFKKQLSLMDLTFIGLGAIFGSGWLFAASHVSAIAGPAGIFSWLLGGFAVLLLGIVYCELGAALPRAGGVVRYPVYSHGPLLGYLMGFITLIAFSSLVAIEVVASRQYAAAWFPELTKSGSSDPTTLGWLVQFALLCLFFVLNYRSVKTFAIANNLVSVFKFIVPLLVIGVLFTFFKPANFQMHGFAPFGLSGIEMAVSAGGVIFAYLGLTPIISVASEVKNPQRTIPIALILSVLLSTAIYVLLQTAFLGGVPTEMLANGWAGISKELALPYRDIALALGVGWLAYLVVADAVISPSGCGNIYMNATPRVVYGWAQTGTFFKIFTRIDEKSGIPRPALWLTFGLSVFWTLPFPSWEALINVVSAALILSYAVAPVTVAALRRNAPDMTRPFRVKGMAVLGPLSFIIAALIVYWSGWSTVSWLLGLQILMFVVYLLCARWVPTAHLNLKQQVRSSAWLIGFYAVTILLSKLGSFGGIGVISHPFDTLVVAACALGIYYWGAATGVPAHLVRLEHEDDESEAVNDAPYRAPLSPTTH
- a CDS encoding dihydrodipicolinate synthase family protein, giving the protein MSENIFTGCMPALMTPCTAERQPDFDALVAKGRELIDIGMSAVVYCGSMGDWPLLTEAQRQEGVARLVAAGVPTIVGTGAVNSREAVAHAAHAAKVGAHGLMVIPRVLSRGASITAQKAHFAAILNAAPNLPAVIYNSPYYGFATRADLFFELRREHPNLIGFKEFGGAADLRYAAENITSQDDDVTLMVGVDTQVVHGFVNCNATGAITGIGNALPREVLQLVALSKKAAKGDAKARRQARELEAALAVLSSFDEGCDLVLYYKHLMVLNGDQGYAMHFNETDVLSQAQRRYAEQQYALFRQWYANWSAEQNVA
- a CDS encoding AraC family transcriptional regulator, which translates into the protein MLHSAFARLFQGSRPHSIEQLLSGVEQLLPMLDVLPNAAIFIKDIDARYVLANRTLVQRCGLRQLQPLLGKTSAEVFPAQLGPGYTEQDRRVLEQGLVLEDQLELHLYGTREPGWCLTHKWPLYNHLGAIIGLAGISVDLQSASETHPAYQRLAAVDEHIRNHFNRRVTLGELTRIAGISVAQLERYCKRVFHLTPRQMIQKVRLEHARRLLHTDLPITEVALQCGYTDHSAFTRQFKALTGFTPRQYRQATPGGRTHESPMWEGACSR